The proteins below come from a single Thermomicrobiales bacterium genomic window:
- a CDS encoding HDIG domain-containing protein, which yields MARISLFALSLLVLSVVSVAVDWQQRESAIQSGNIADRTIKSPETITFTSDLRTAERRQEAYDDSRNVVTVHDENVRIEQLNALRQFTDAADDLRVKRDISRDEAAAELQAALEDLTSADAMRILALSTASWERVRSESQRLVGATLADPIKQDDVRGRKDNLPDRLSPQLSSEEQSLVLAIARPFIRANVHIDDESTLANRQAAADAVEPVTVNVLAGQAIVRDGDIVTAYDVEKLEQLGLMNPDVDVATRLGRSGIMAILSIFTVAYLIRFQPNLWRGRRLLLLSVVMLGPIVVARLVLPHSDIQYLFPVAASAMLLAVLLDYQIAMTIGTLLSLYIAVISNMSFEIVVMYTLASMAGAIVAWNAERTIRFVWAGAAVALTMFVTALSFNAISTSLSWGLVGERLIETALAGALAASLTFLSFSLIGSALGITTHLQLMELAHPNQPLLYRLAREAPGTYHHSIVVSNLAESAVEAVGGDPLFARVAVLYHDVGKLVRPTFFIENQGHIDNPHDLLDPRTSARIILDHVSDGVRLAKKARIPSAIVSIIEQHHGTSLVRYFYQRAVDSGADVTEDEFRYPGPKPQTKEAGVIMLADSVEASVRSAAGSGRLVRPKDKAVEGKDTLESIVTKIIRDRVEDGQLDECDLTLKEIDQIRRTFIQMLEGVYHPRVEYPAAAAPSTTPTTPAPSPAGG from the coding sequence TTGGCACGAATCTCGCTTTTTGCGCTGTCGTTGCTGGTCCTCTCGGTCGTCAGCGTTGCCGTTGACTGGCAGCAGCGTGAGTCTGCCATTCAGTCCGGCAACATCGCCGACCGCACCATCAAGTCGCCCGAGACGATTACGTTCACCAGCGATCTCCGAACAGCCGAGCGTCGGCAGGAAGCCTACGACGACTCGCGCAATGTCGTGACCGTGCACGACGAGAACGTTCGCATCGAGCAGTTGAACGCGCTGCGGCAGTTCACGGACGCTGCAGATGATCTGCGCGTCAAACGCGATATTTCACGCGACGAAGCTGCTGCCGAACTTCAGGCTGCACTCGAAGACCTGACGTCGGCAGATGCAATGCGGATCCTGGCGCTCTCGACTGCGAGTTGGGAACGTGTCCGGTCCGAATCTCAGCGTCTTGTTGGAGCGACGCTGGCCGACCCGATCAAACAGGACGACGTGCGCGGCCGCAAAGACAACCTGCCCGATCGCCTGTCACCGCAACTGTCGTCGGAAGAGCAGTCGCTCGTCCTCGCGATTGCACGACCATTCATACGTGCCAACGTGCATATCGACGACGAGAGCACACTGGCGAATCGTCAGGCGGCAGCGGACGCGGTTGAGCCAGTGACGGTGAATGTGCTCGCCGGCCAGGCGATTGTTCGCGACGGCGATATTGTCACGGCCTACGATGTTGAGAAGCTCGAGCAGCTCGGCCTGATGAATCCGGATGTCGATGTCGCGACGCGGCTCGGGCGCTCGGGGATCATGGCCATCCTGTCCATCTTTACCGTGGCCTATCTCATTCGCTTCCAGCCGAACCTGTGGCGCGGACGACGGCTCCTGTTGTTGTCGGTGGTCATGCTGGGGCCGATTGTCGTTGCCCGCCTTGTCCTTCCACATTCCGACATTCAGTACCTGTTCCCTGTAGCGGCCTCGGCGATGCTCCTGGCGGTGTTGCTCGATTATCAAATCGCAATGACGATCGGCACATTGCTCTCGCTGTACATCGCCGTGATCTCAAACATGTCGTTTGAGATCGTTGTGATGTACACGCTGGCGTCTATGGCAGGAGCGATCGTTGCCTGGAACGCTGAGCGCACGATTCGATTTGTGTGGGCCGGAGCTGCCGTCGCGCTGACCATGTTCGTGACGGCGCTGTCGTTCAACGCGATTTCAACATCACTGAGTTGGGGTCTGGTCGGTGAGCGGTTGATCGAGACGGCGCTCGCAGGTGCGCTGGCGGCGTCGTTGACGTTCCTGTCGTTCAGTCTCATTGGTTCAGCCCTCGGCATTACGACGCACTTGCAACTGATGGAGCTGGCGCATCCGAATCAGCCGCTGTTGTACCGTCTTGCTCGCGAAGCGCCCGGCACCTACCATCACTCGATTGTCGTGAGCAATCTGGCCGAGAGCGCGGTCGAAGCTGTTGGCGGCGATCCGTTGTTCGCGAGGGTGGCGGTCTTGTACCACGATGTCGGCAAGCTGGTTCGCCCGACATTCTTTATCGAGAATCAGGGCCACATCGACAATCCCCACGACTTGCTTGACCCTCGCACAAGCGCACGCATAATCCTGGATCACGTGAGCGACGGCGTACGACTGGCCAAAAAGGCGCGCATCCCATCGGCCATCGTTTCAATCATCGAGCAACATCACGGCACTTCGCTCGTTCGCTACTTTTATCAGCGGGCCGTCGATTCGGGTGCAGATGTCACCGAAGACGAATTCCGCTACCCCGGCCCGAAGCCACAGACCAAGGAAGCCGGTGTCATCATGCTCGCCGACTCGGTCGAGGCCAGTGTTCGGTCAGCTGCCGGCAGCGGACGTCTGGTGCGACCAAAGGACAAGGCGGTCGAGGGTAAGGACACGCTCGAAAGCATCGTGACCAAGATCATCAGGGATCGTGTTGAAGATGGTCAGCTGGACGAGTGCGATCTGACACTGAAGGAGATTGATCAGATTCGACGCACATTCATCCAGATGCTCGAAGGCGTCTATCATCCGCGAGTCGAGTATCCAGCTGCTGCCGCGCCATCCACCACGCCGACGACCCCTGCGCCGAGTCCTGCCGGTGGCTGA
- a CDS encoding GatB/YqeY domain-containing protein, with the protein MSLAEQLVSDLRDAMKSGDTQRREVIRFLRASIKNAEIDKHAELTDEEIEAVIRGQIKQRRDSIDMFRKGGRDDLADAEAAQVAVLQTYLPAQISDDEAEELVRRVVEESGATSPKEMGKLMPALMQAAAGRVEGRTLSALARAELERRSTTA; encoded by the coding sequence ATGAGTCTTGCTGAACAACTGGTATCTGATCTTCGTGATGCGATGAAGTCTGGCGATACACAGCGTCGGGAAGTCATTCGATTCCTGCGCGCGTCGATCAAGAATGCCGAGATTGACAAGCACGCCGAGTTGACCGACGAAGAGATCGAGGCAGTGATTCGTGGCCAGATCAAGCAGCGCCGCGATTCGATCGACATGTTCCGCAAGGGCGGGCGTGATGATTTGGCCGATGCTGAAGCAGCCCAGGTCGCTGTGTTGCAGACTTACCTGCCGGCTCAGATCAGTGATGACGAAGCCGAGGAGCTTGTCCGTCGGGTCGTCGAAGAGTCCGGCGCGACCAGCCCGAAAGAGATGGGCAAGCTCATGCCGGCGCTGATGCAGGCCGCCGCGGGTCGTGTTGAGGGCCGAACCTTGTCGGCGCTGGCTCGTGCCGAGCTCGAACGTCGCTCGACGACCGCGTAG
- a CDS encoding threonine synthase, with the protein MQSGSQIESTLSGIVCSNCGHRYDADQLLTVCDECGKVLLAEYDLDRAKSTMTREALAKRPWNLWRYAEIMPVRKAEHRLTLAEGGSPLLKVDRWAAGVGLSNVLVKDEGRNPTGSFKARGLGAAVSRARELGVKAIALPSAGNAAAAASAYAARGGMETVVFMPKDAPEVFKAECRALGARVFLVNGLINDAGKVVRDNGASRGWFDVSTLKEPYRAEGKKTMGLELVEQLGWTVPDAIIYPTGGGTGIVGMWKAFDELEQMGLIGSARPRMIVVQSDGCAPIVKAFDMGERHAPLWEGADTIAPGIRVPVAIGDYLILDAVRASGGTAIAVSDAELNAAMRSVAEKEGLFVSPESGAAFAAAEKLRAEGKLSETDKVVVYATGSGLKHTDLISGDYPVLEPDNAEIGTKIDTAYA; encoded by the coding sequence ATGCAATCCGGAAGCCAAATCGAGAGCACCCTGAGCGGCATCGTCTGCTCAAACTGCGGACATCGATACGACGCAGATCAGTTGCTGACCGTCTGCGATGAATGTGGAAAAGTCTTGCTGGCCGAGTACGACCTGGATCGCGCGAAGTCGACAATGACCCGGGAGGCTCTCGCCAAACGTCCCTGGAATCTGTGGCGTTACGCCGAGATCATGCCGGTCCGCAAGGCCGAGCACCGTCTGACACTTGCCGAGGGAGGGTCGCCGCTGCTCAAGGTTGATCGCTGGGCCGCCGGAGTCGGACTTTCAAACGTGCTGGTCAAAGACGAAGGACGCAATCCGACTGGATCGTTCAAAGCGCGTGGACTTGGCGCGGCGGTGTCGCGTGCTCGTGAGCTTGGGGTGAAGGCAATCGCGTTACCGTCGGCCGGCAATGCAGCGGCGGCGGCGAGCGCCTACGCGGCGCGCGGCGGGATGGAGACCGTCGTCTTCATGCCGAAGGACGCGCCAGAAGTGTTCAAGGCGGAATGCCGCGCATTGGGAGCGCGCGTGTTCCTGGTCAACGGCCTCATCAATGACGCCGGCAAGGTTGTGCGTGACAACGGCGCGTCGCGGGGTTGGTTCGACGTGTCCACGTTGAAGGAGCCGTATCGCGCTGAGGGCAAGAAAACGATGGGGCTGGAGCTTGTAGAGCAGCTCGGCTGGACAGTGCCCGACGCAATCATCTATCCGACCGGCGGCGGCACCGGCATTGTCGGAATGTGGAAGGCGTTCGATGAGCTGGAGCAGATGGGCCTGATCGGCTCTGCGCGGCCGCGCATGATCGTCGTGCAGTCGGACGGCTGCGCACCGATCGTCAAGGCATTTGATATGGGCGAGCGCCACGCGCCGCTTTGGGAGGGCGCAGACACGATCGCGCCGGGCATCCGCGTGCCGGTCGCGATTGGCGACTACCTCATCCTCGACGCCGTGCGCGCGAGCGGCGGCACGGCCATCGCGGTGAGCGACGCCGAACTAAACGCGGCGATGCGATCCGTTGCCGAGAAGGAAGGGCTCTTCGTGTCGCCGGAGTCCGGTGCGGCATTTGCGGCCGCCGAGAAGCTACGCGCCGAAGGAAAGCTCTCTGAAACCGACAAGGTCGTTGTCTACGCGACCGGCTCCGGCCTCAAGCACACCGATCTGATCAGCGGAGACTATCCGGTGCTTGAGCCTGATAACGCTGAGATCGGGACCAAGATCGACACGGCTTACGCCTGA
- a CDS encoding glycosyltransferase has protein sequence MKSQRQPDEIIIVDGGSTDGTWEALQEWAAARQVTLRQLPGAGISAGRNLAISLATCEAIAVTDAGTRADQGWLARLIDALEDGYDVASGFFYPTLESRWDRALAATTLPDVNEVDADRFQPSSRSVAFRTSWWQAGIRYPEWLDYCEDLVWDFSLRRAGARFQFVPDATVEFSGRSSSKAFAVQYLRYARGDGKAGLFAKRHAARYMTYLGAGAVLLRRRPLELLIVGILASLYMRAPVRRLFARDHKRHVAISETFATLPLVVALRGLGDLAKMAGYPIGLLWRVRRFGTLGWKTSWQRISPDGDVWSPAALTRESLPPTSSHGDEPHVAAQ, from the coding sequence TTGAAGAGCCAGCGTCAACCGGACGAAATCATCATTGTCGATGGCGGTTCGACCGATGGGACGTGGGAAGCGTTGCAGGAGTGGGCGGCCGCGCGGCAGGTCACGCTGCGCCAACTTCCAGGTGCTGGCATATCGGCTGGTCGTAACCTGGCGATATCGCTCGCAACCTGCGAGGCCATAGCCGTCACGGACGCCGGAACGCGGGCCGACCAGGGCTGGCTCGCTCGCCTGATTGACGCACTGGAAGACGGCTATGACGTAGCGAGCGGCTTCTTTTATCCGACGCTGGAATCACGTTGGGACCGGGCGCTGGCGGCGACCACGTTGCCAGATGTTAACGAGGTCGACGCCGATCGCTTCCAGCCTTCGAGCCGCTCAGTCGCGTTTCGAACCAGTTGGTGGCAGGCAGGCATTCGATACCCTGAGTGGCTTGACTACTGTGAAGACCTCGTCTGGGACTTCTCGTTGCGACGGGCCGGTGCCCGATTTCAGTTCGTGCCTGACGCGACCGTGGAATTTTCAGGGCGGTCGTCGTCCAAAGCGTTTGCAGTTCAATACCTGCGCTATGCGCGAGGAGACGGTAAAGCCGGACTTTTTGCCAAACGCCATGCTGCGCGGTACATGACCTATCTCGGGGCGGGGGCAGTGCTGCTCCGGCGGCGTCCGCTTGAATTGCTTATCGTCGGCATCCTCGCAAGTTTGTACATGCGTGCTCCGGTCAGACGCCTCTTTGCACGAGATCACAAGCGACACGTTGCAATCAGCGAGACGTTCGCGACGCTGCCGCTAGTGGTTGCTCTGCGTGGCCTCGGTGATCTGGCGAAGATGGCTGGATACCCTATTGGGCTCCTCTGGCGAGTGCGACGATTCGGCACGCTCGGCTGGAAGACCAGTTGGCAGCGCATCAGCCCGGATGGTGACGTGTGGTCTCCCGCAGCGTTGACCAGAGAAAGTCTGCCGCCCACATCGTCGCACGGCGACGAACCTCATGTGGCGGCGCAGTGA
- a CDS encoding ring-opening amidohydrolase — translation MTALTAVRAFGVPLGHESDTTGLARLVAEGELDPRTVVGVTGKVEGNWPGEETRKAADTAVRSFLVDAGADADQVARIPMIYSSGGVGIMTPHIVVYSRVPWDEPISGEPRLAVGIGFTPPVEASWIGQTRLSEECAAAVGQAMADADVSRDEVAFVLAKSPIPSAEQLDAAGITGERRAMLLPHISGGTALGIGVALGDLTLPDAGQIGRDMSIWTGRGSCSIGHEQPTTQVLLLANSPRAGGTLRVGTSVMEDMLDVVALDRALIDAGLQLGPDGVTPAIRERVVAVYLKISQPNGTLRGLRQTQDERNTRYGSELKAAVGGAFAGRLGHTAIYISSAAVHQGPPEGGTVAVVVDHG, via the coding sequence ATGACCGCCCTGACTGCCGTTAGAGCGTTTGGCGTGCCGCTTGGTCATGAGTCAGACACGACCGGACTTGCCCGGCTGGTGGCTGAAGGAGAGCTCGATCCGCGAACAGTCGTTGGCGTGACCGGTAAGGTCGAAGGGAACTGGCCGGGCGAAGAGACGCGCAAGGCAGCTGATACGGCTGTGCGTTCTTTCCTTGTCGATGCAGGGGCTGACGCCGATCAAGTTGCGCGCATTCCGATGATTTACTCCAGCGGAGGCGTTGGCATCATGACGCCGCACATCGTCGTCTACAGCCGCGTGCCGTGGGACGAACCAATAAGCGGCGAGCCGCGACTCGCCGTCGGTATCGGTTTCACCCCTCCGGTCGAGGCGAGCTGGATCGGGCAAACTCGCCTGAGTGAGGAGTGTGCTGCCGCAGTCGGGCAGGCGATGGCAGATGCTGACGTCTCGCGCGACGAAGTGGCGTTCGTCCTGGCCAAGAGTCCGATTCCGTCAGCTGAGCAACTCGACGCTGCAGGCATCACCGGCGAGCGCCGTGCGATGCTGTTACCGCATATCAGCGGCGGAACGGCGCTCGGCATCGGTGTCGCTCTCGGCGACCTGACGCTGCCGGACGCAGGGCAGATTGGTCGTGACATGTCGATCTGGACGGGTAGAGGATCCTGCTCGATTGGTCACGAGCAACCCACGACGCAGGTACTGTTGCTGGCGAACTCCCCACGGGCCGGCGGGACGCTGCGAGTCGGGACGAGCGTTATGGAGGACATGCTCGATGTCGTCGCTCTTGACAGGGCGTTAATCGATGCTGGGTTGCAGCTCGGTCCCGATGGTGTCACGCCAGCAATCAGGGAGCGAGTTGTCGCGGTCTATCTCAAGATTAGTCAGCCGAACGGCACGTTGCGCGGGCTGCGCCAGACTCAAGACGAGCGCAACACGCGCTATGGTAGCGAACTGAAGGCGGCAGTCGGCGGTGCGTTTGCGGGACGCCTCGGACATACCGCCATCTACATTTCGTCCGCTGCGGTACATCAGGGACCACCGGAAGGCGGTACCGTTGCGGTCGTTGTTGACCACGGCTGA
- the ybeY gene encoding rRNA maturation RNase YbeY: MSDLESRLPRGSWSLALRLTDDERIAAIHDQFFADPTPTDVISFPSGDDLREREGHLGDIVVSMTTAASNAAIYGHSTDREVAFLFLHGVLHVIGYDDAIPEERDDMLRRQTAILEAFERQRSFSL, from the coding sequence ATGAGCGACCTTGAGTCTCGACTCCCGCGCGGTTCGTGGAGTCTCGCATTGCGACTCACGGATGACGAGCGCATTGCCGCCATTCACGATCAATTCTTCGCCGACCCAACGCCGACAGATGTCATCTCATTTCCATCGGGAGACGACCTGCGCGAACGGGAAGGCCACCTGGGCGATATCGTTGTCTCGATGACAACGGCCGCCAGTAACGCGGCCATCTACGGTCACTCGACTGACCGAGAAGTTGCGTTCCTCTTTCTGCATGGTGTCTTGCACGTGATTGGCTACGATGACGCCATTCCGGAAGAGCGCGATGACATGCTGCGTCGTCAGACAGCAATCCTCGAAGCGTTTGAGCGACAGCGCAGTTTTTCTCTATGA
- a CDS encoding molybdopterin-binding protein, with the protein MRGWTMRAVVLSIGSELIQGFLTDTNATFLAQELSALGIELVGVSQVGDSLDRLIVTLNRALSDADLVITTGGIGPTDDDLTREAVSAVQGEQVEVDPEAAARVREFFSMRSVPMPEQNIKQAWRIPSAELLLNPMGTAPGWYVRRHDQIIVSMPGVPREMYRMWREQALPRIIDRLEQSAIVARTLKTIGIGESAVEQRIIDLVRRGYPTVATYAKDDGVHIRITAMAAERAEAEQAVAGTIDAIRDELAEHVYGELTDELADALLRPIQMSGAKVAIWEAGNAGRLTNLIDESIVADEAVSGARTTSFAVVAYPADNPDAEETAIRCATLAATEDSVEYGVSVAVYLEPGDTDDRAHGQIGIALVHPAGVAHRRHEITAPPHEVRRRATMWAADFLWSTLRETTRHHPG; encoded by the coding sequence ATGCGGGGGTGGACTATGCGTGCGGTTGTGCTGTCGATTGGCTCAGAGCTCATCCAGGGCTTCCTCACCGACACCAACGCAACATTCCTCGCCCAGGAGCTCAGTGCACTAGGCATCGAGCTCGTCGGTGTGTCACAGGTTGGCGACTCGCTCGATCGACTCATTGTGACCCTGAATCGAGCGTTGTCCGACGCGGACCTCGTCATCACAACTGGCGGCATCGGCCCGACCGATGATGACCTGACTCGCGAAGCGGTGTCGGCGGTTCAAGGCGAACAGGTCGAAGTCGACCCGGAAGCTGCCGCACGCGTCCGCGAATTTTTCTCAATGCGCAGCGTGCCAATGCCCGAGCAAAACATCAAGCAGGCCTGGCGTATCCCGTCGGCAGAGTTGCTTCTGAACCCGATGGGTACCGCGCCCGGCTGGTACGTGCGTCGTCACGATCAGATCATCGTCTCGATGCCGGGAGTGCCGCGCGAGATGTACCGCATGTGGCGCGAGCAGGCCTTGCCCCGCATCATCGACCGACTGGAACAATCGGCGATCGTCGCCCGGACACTGAAGACGATCGGCATTGGGGAGTCGGCGGTCGAGCAGCGCATCATCGATCTTGTTCGCCGCGGCTACCCAACCGTGGCGACCTATGCGAAGGACGATGGCGTTCACATTCGCATTACCGCGATGGCAGCAGAACGAGCTGAGGCCGAACAGGCAGTTGCCGGCACCATTGACGCCATCCGTGATGAGTTGGCCGAGCACGTGTACGGCGAGCTCACTGATGAATTGGCGGACGCGCTACTGCGACCGATCCAGATGTCGGGAGCAAAGGTCGCGATCTGGGAGGCCGGAAACGCCGGCAGGCTAACGAACCTGATCGACGAATCAATCGTGGCAGACGAAGCTGTCTCCGGTGCGCGAACGACCAGCTTCGCTGTGGTCGCCTACCCTGCTGACAATCCGGACGCCGAAGAAACGGCAATCCGTTGCGCCACGCTGGCCGCGACAGAGGACTCCGTTGAATATGGCGTGTCGGTTGCCGTGTATCTGGAGCCGGGTGACACCGACGATCGAGCGCACGGACAGATCGGTATTGCGCTCGTTCATCCCGCAGGCGTCGCACACCGCCGACACGAAATCACTGCGCCGCCACATGAGGTTCGTCGCCGTGCGACGATGTGGGCGGCAGACTTTCTCTGGTCAACGCTGCGGGAGACCACACGTCACCATCCGGGCTGA
- the mutM gene encoding bifunctional DNA-formamidopyrimidine glycosylase/DNA-(apurinic or apyrimidinic site) lyase: MPELPEVETVCRTLRPYLADKVIESFDLRWRRTVANDDLPAFEERIIGNSIAAVSRRGKFIVLELGTGDWITVHLRMTGELLFRATRTDARAPEREPYLRAVFALSGTTELDFYDTRKFGRIALLDREASARLDENLGVEPLSPAFTIESLALALQRKRRLKSLLLDQTVIAGLGNIYVDEAMFRAGVHPLRPASELAADEISRLQAAIVDVLSIAVESRGTTLRDYRSGLGEEGTNQESLQIYGRKPGSPCVVCGAPLVRLTIDQRTTMFCPVCQPLGDHDQA; this comes from the coding sequence ATGCCCGAACTCCCAGAAGTTGAGACGGTTTGTCGGACACTTCGCCCGTACCTCGCAGACAAGGTTATCGAATCGTTCGATCTGCGCTGGCGCCGCACTGTTGCAAACGATGACTTACCGGCTTTCGAAGAGCGAATCATCGGCAACTCGATAGCCGCCGTCTCACGGCGCGGAAAGTTCATCGTCCTTGAGCTTGGCACGGGCGACTGGATCACGGTCCATTTGCGGATGACCGGCGAGCTCCTGTTCCGCGCGACGCGGACTGACGCACGCGCGCCGGAGCGCGAACCCTACCTGCGCGCTGTCTTCGCGCTCTCTGGCACCACCGAGCTCGATTTCTACGACACGCGAAAGTTCGGTCGGATCGCGCTTCTGGACCGTGAAGCTTCCGCACGACTCGACGAGAACCTCGGGGTGGAACCGCTCAGTCCTGCGTTCACCATCGAATCCCTGGCGCTTGCCCTCCAGCGCAAACGCAGATTGAAGTCGCTGCTGCTTGACCAGACGGTAATCGCGGGATTGGGCAACATCTATGTGGATGAGGCGATGTTTCGGGCCGGTGTGCATCCCCTTCGACCCGCGAGCGAACTCGCCGCAGACGAGATCAGCCGACTTCAAGCAGCGATCGTCGATGTTCTGTCAATCGCAGTCGAATCGCGTGGCACGACGCTCCGCGACTACCGATCCGGGCTTGGCGAGGAAGGCACGAATCAGGAAAGCCTGCAGATATACGGGAGAAAGCCGGGGAGTCCCTGCGTCGTCTGCGGGGCTCCCCTCGTACGCCTGACAATCGACCAACGCACGACGATGTTCTGTCCTGTGTGCCAGCCGCTTGGCGACCACGATCAGGCGTAA
- a CDS encoding cytochrome P450 translates to MRSQCPVARSDFLEWSIFRHSDIVDILDDPATFSSASNHRAVPNGMDPPEHTLFRTAIEPFFMAGQMANFEPTFRSIAAEITAALIDQPEIEFVNAFAMPFPLRCAVAFLGWRADRWEHLHGWTHGNQQASLSRDREASAALAQEFTSIVEEELADRRRIGRTASDLTSTLMSTTVNGQVISDDDIVSILRNWIAGHGTVAAGLGLLVWHLATDTQLQQKLREEPVMLPQTIDEILRVDGPLVANRRTTTQDVTIAGCHIPAGERLTLMWIAADRDPDAFAKADAINLARDNDSSLVFGRGIHDCVGAPLARLEMRVGLEELLRETAEFSIAQPTEVKRMVYPGNGIANMTLALR, encoded by the coding sequence ATGCGCTCGCAATGCCCAGTCGCACGGAGTGACTTCCTTGAATGGTCAATATTCCGACATAGCGACATCGTTGATATTCTTGATGATCCTGCGACGTTTAGCAGCGCGTCGAACCACCGGGCAGTGCCGAACGGCATGGACCCGCCTGAACATACGCTGTTTCGTACTGCAATTGAGCCGTTCTTTATGGCTGGCCAAATGGCCAACTTCGAACCGACGTTTCGCTCAATCGCAGCAGAGATCACAGCAGCGCTCATCGATCAGCCCGAAATCGAATTTGTCAACGCATTTGCGATGCCATTCCCATTGCGCTGCGCCGTCGCGTTTCTCGGCTGGCGCGCCGATCGTTGGGAGCACCTGCATGGCTGGACTCACGGGAATCAGCAGGCATCGCTATCACGAGACCGCGAAGCCAGCGCGGCGCTAGCGCAAGAGTTCACGTCAATCGTTGAGGAGGAGTTGGCAGACCGCCGCCGCATTGGCCGTACTGCAAGCGATCTGACCAGCACACTGATGTCGACAACGGTGAACGGGCAAGTCATCAGCGACGACGACATCGTCAGCATTTTGCGGAACTGGATCGCTGGGCACGGCACAGTCGCCGCAGGGCTTGGATTGCTTGTTTGGCATCTTGCGACAGACACGCAACTCCAGCAGAAACTTCGTGAAGAGCCGGTCATGTTGCCGCAGACAATTGATGAGATCCTGCGCGTAGATGGGCCGCTCGTTGCAAACCGACGCACGACCACGCAGGATGTGACAATCGCAGGCTGCCACATCCCGGCTGGCGAACGGCTCACCCTTATGTGGATTGCCGCCGATCGAGATCCAGACGCGTTTGCGAAAGCCGATGCGATCAACCTCGCTCGGGACAATGACAGCAGTCTCGTGTTCGGACGAGGCATTCACGATTGCGTCGGGGCACCGCTCGCGCGACTGGAGATGCGAGTTGGTCTCGAAGAGCTCCTGAGGGAAACGGCAGAGTTTTCAATCGCTCAACCAACTGAGGTCAAACGAATGGTCTATCCAGGTAATGGCATCGCCAACATGACGCTCGCCCTGCGGTGA